From the Musa acuminata AAA Group cultivar baxijiao chromosome BXJ1-2, Cavendish_Baxijiao_AAA, whole genome shotgun sequence genome, one window contains:
- the LOC108952129 gene encoding uncharacterized protein LOC108952129 produces MGDPAALANTDSIHDGTEDTDPLHVLNRRHFLTVKSHFRQRKHEALLALAVEDPGRPVNLMNDTLLHVVIACNKTDLAKSIILQMPAETLAAKNLYGDTALHVAAAVGNSEVARELFSKREDLIGEQNLKQETPLHKAAFYGHHDMFWCLVDEGNGSPYERREDGATMLHCAIMGNEPGLALEIAEHFPLLITSRNTMAVTPLQLMVTVPGLFRSQMELGGFESILHDLIPLEKDSHRTRQRDEEEAPGSSNDAGQAEAAEQDDHEYFGRHRTIRSRFPSCCCTLVDILVFPVKWVRLFLFFIIRTLYPRTRHLEKIKRTHRKALELIEFLARDPRNMEFYVLGRMQGDGGAPAAGFRERGGRQDQLNAPAASTRRWNEPPLILGAQMGIPEFVSTILRVCPEAATYLDTRGRSVLQVAIEHGNREIVRTIREMTRGKNPILPSWLLSRVDKRTGRTILHFASANAPEHNQDALQMQDELRWFETVRDMVPKELVYSRNAQEMTAEEMFTESHQALLKSCKVQLMETGRLCSGLIAAVVFASSFSIAGDKDPATGNPVYFGRAAFKVFSHAYVIGLSCAATSLVLFLSLAMSPNKEQQFRRIIPTKYFFARSSFGFAMLSFLVAFTCNIYLQLYGWQKTKSKDLIPFVLELTVFPVNCFLVLFFRGFTFDIPFLFRSWR; encoded by the exons ATGGGGGATCCCGCCGCTCTTGCCAATACGGATTCCATTCACGATGGCACAGAGGATACTGATCCACTGCATGTGCTCAACAGGAGACATTTTCTCACGGTGAAGTCTCATTTCCGTCAGAGGAAGCACGAGGCACTCTTGGCTCTAGCCGTGGAAGATCCTGGTCGCCCGGTGAACCTCATGAACGACACTTTGCTCCACGTCGTCATAGCTTGCAACAAGACCGACCTCGCCAAAAGTATTATCTTGCAGATGCCAGCGGAGACCCTCGCGGCCAAGAATTTGTACGGCGACACGGCTCTTCATGTCGCTGCCGCCGTGGGTAACAGCGAGGTGGCCAGGGAGCTGTTCAGCAAGAGAGAAGATCTTATCGGAGAACAGAACTTGAAGCAGGAGACACCACTGCACAAAGCGGCGTTCTACGGGCATCATGACATGTTCTGGTGCCTGGTGGACGAGGGGAATGGCTCCCCGTACGAGCGGAGGGAGGACGGCGCCACCATGCTGCACTGTGCCATCATGGGCAACGAGCCGG GGCTGGCACTGGAGATTGCAGAGCATTTTCCATTGCTGATCACGTCGCGGAATACTATGGCGGTGACCCCGTTGCAGCTGATGGTGACCGTTCCGGGGTTATTCCGAAGCCAAATGGAACTTGGCGGCTTCGAGTCCATCCTCCATGACT TAATTCCTTTGGAGAAGGACTCACACAGGACACGTCAAAGAGATGAAGAGGAGGCACCTGGAAGCTCCAACGATGCCGGT CAAGCTGAAGCCGCAGAGCAAGATGACCACGAATATTTCGGGAGGCATAGAACAATTCGTTCAAGATTTCCATCTTGCTGCTGTACTCTCGTTGACATATTAGTCTTCCCAG TCAAATGGGTTCGTCTGTTTCTTTTCTTCATTATAAGGACTT TGTACCCTCGAACCCGACATCTGGAGAAGATTAAGAGAACCCATAGAAAAGCCTTGGAACTCATCGAATTTTTAGCCCGCGACCCGAGAAACATGGAGTTCTACGTCCTGGGAAGAATGCAAGGTGACGGCGGAGCTCCTGCGGCAGGCTTTCGAGAAAGAGGTGGACGACAAGATCAACTTAATGCACCAGCTGCGTCTACCAGAAGATGGAACGAGCCACCCTTGATCTTGGGTGCACAAATGGGCATTCCCGAGTTCGTCAGTACCATCTTACGAGTGTGTCCGGAGGCAGCTACGTACCTGGACACCCGTGGCCGAAGCGTTCTCCAAGTAGCAATAGAGCATGGTAACCGAGAGATTGTGAGAACTATACGTGAGATGACTCGGGGGAAGAATCCCATACTACCATCCTGGCTACTGTCCCGCGTCGACAAAAGGACCGGAAGAACCATCCTGCACTTTGCTTCGGCAAATGCACCTGAGCATAACCAAGATGCTCTAcagatgcaagatgaattaagatGGTTTGAG ACGGTGAGAGATATGGTTCCTAAGGAATTAGTGTACAGTCGAAACGCGCAAGAGATGACCGCAGAAGAGATGTTTACTGAGAGTCACCAAGCTTTGCTCAAGAGTTGCAAGGTTCAACTAATGGAAACGGGCAGGTTGTGTTCGGGGCTGATCGCAGCTGTAGTGTTCGCGTCGAGCTTCTCCATCGCCGGCGATAAGGACCCAGCGACCGGCAACCCGGTTTACTTCGGTAGGGCAGCTTTTAAGGTCTTCTCACATGCGTACGTGATTGGGTTGTCATGCGCCGCCACATCTCTGGTGTTGTTCTTATCCCTCGCCATGTCACCTAACAAGGAGCAGCAGTTCCGTCGTATAATCCCAACCAAATACTTCTTTGCCCGCTCGTCGTTTGGGTTTGCGATGCTGTCTTTTCTGGTGGCGTTCACCTGCAACATCTACCTACAGTTATATGGCTGGCAGAAGACGAAGTCGAAGGACTTGATTCCATTCGTATTGGAGCTCACCGTCTTCCCTGTCAACTGTTTCCTGGTGTTGTTCTTTCGTGGCTTCACCTTCGATATACCTTTCCTTTTTCGTTCTTGGCGTTGA